Below is a window of bacterium DNA.
AAAGAAGGCTGGTAATAAAGGCGTAAAGACATTTAGTTCACGCTTCCTTCCTTTAAATTATCAACGAATTTTTTTGTTACAAGTTTTTCTTTCCCTTTTTCTTTCATGGAAAGCATGTCTAGTTTTTTATATTCTTCTTCTGTAAACACTTTTTCTATTGTCTCAAGAGGAATAAGTTCAATTCTATTCTCAGAAATTGCCACATCGAATATAGATCCTTTTCCTAGACTAAGCACATCCATTATCTTTTTCGGGATTGTTACTTGATGTTTTGATGTCATCGTAATTATCACTTTCATCGCCTCCTTTTAAAAAATAATACCATAAAGTAGGTAAATCGTCAAGGATGAAAGTAAGGAAGGAACTCTGATTTATTTCCTTATTGAATTTTTTTAGGCTGTCTATATAATGTGCGAGCTATTATTAGGTTACGGGAAACTCAATGAAAAAACTTTTTATTATTGGTGTTGGAAATATGGGAACTGCCATATTGGAAGGAATTATTCCGCAAGTTCTTAGAGAGAAAGATATTTCTGTTTATGATGTGGATAAAAGCAGGCTGCAGTCCTTTTTAGACTCAAAAATAGAGGTCGTTGATACGATTGAAAAAGGCGTAAAAAATGCCGAAAGTATCCTTCTGGCAGTAAAACCTCAG
It encodes the following:
- a CDS encoding NAD(P)-binding domain-containing protein; its protein translation is MKKLFIIGVGNMGTAILEGIIPQVLREKDISVYDVDKSRLQSFLDSKIEVVDTIEKGVKNAESILLAVKPQDMENVLAKMRGAVSERNLVISIAAGITTNYIKRILGQNTKVARVMPNLCVSVKKGTSACCF
- a CDS encoding AbrB/MazE/SpoVT family DNA-binding domain-containing protein; this translates as MKVIITMTSKHQVTIPKKIMDVLSLGKGSIFDVAISENRIELIPLETIEKVFTEEEYKKLDMLSMKEKGKEKLVTKKFVDNLKEGSVN